The Vibrio tarriae genome includes the window TGCCTTTTACGGAACTCAAGATTGATCGCAGCTTTGTGCATGACTTGGCAAGCAACTACAAACACCAACAATTGACCAATATGTGTTTGTTGCTGGCTCAATCTTTGGGGTTGCACTGCGTCGTCGAAGGGGTAGAGAACGAAGAAACATGGCAATACTTACGTCAACTTGGGGTAGATACTTGCCAAGGTTACTACGCCGCTAAGCCAATGCCGATTGCTCAGTTGAGCGAGCTTTACACTAAAAATCGTCGTCAGTGTTTAGGTTGTCAAAGCATGGATGATGGCTGGCAAATCTTGCTGGTGGATAACCATATGCTCAGCGCCACGGCATTACAAAAAGTGCTCAATAAAGAAGAGAACGTCAGTAAGGTGTTTGTGGCACAAGATATTGAGCAGATGCTGCACAAACTGCGCGATTTACCGATCAACCAGCTGGTCGTCGAAAGTCGGTTTTTATCGACAATCAGTCCTGCGGCATTTCACGAGTTGCTTGAGCCTTACTATCGAGGAGCGATCTTGGTGCTGCATGATGGATTAACCGCTGAAACTCAACAGGATGACTCCAAAGCCATCGTCGTCAAAGCGAATACTTTGATGGAAACCAGTTCTCGGATCTTACAGCAAGCGCAGCAGAGCACTGTGCGCCCACAGGCGCAACAAGAAGAGCTTGCTCAGCTTTCTGAGCGAGAGTTGACGGTTGCGAAAATGTTAGTGGAAGGGCTGACAAATAAGGAAATCGCCCTACAACTCGATATCAATCAAAAAACCGTAAGCACTTACAAGACTAGGATTATGACCAAGTTAGGGATTAAATCGGCCATGGAATTGGTGCGTTTTGTAACATTAAAATAGTACCGAGAGTTATGGCGGTTCCTACTCTATGCGGCACGGCAAGCTGAATCGGCACAGCGAGATCAGTGGTTGCAAGAAGCGAAATCGATTCTGAAAGGGCTTTACGATAAAGGTCAGCATGAAGAGTTGTTGCCTCACTTGGAGTTAGTAACGGCACATTTAGCGATGGAAGAGGGTGAATTTGGGGTTTCGGTGGAGATCTTAAACAAGATTTATCGCGCTAAACCGTTCGAATTGTTTGAAGATCGCTACCATTTTAGGTGGCTACTTAATGTGATGGGTTTTGACTCTGAATTTGCAAAATGCATCAGCTGGTGTAATGCAACCCTGTTAAATCAAGAAACAGCAGACCATCGACTCGCTACTGGCCGACGGCATTCACGGAATCGGAAGCAGAACGCTTGTTGAGAAGTTGTAACCGTAACATTCGACAATTGATGAACGAAGCAGAATTGCAGCAAGATCAATATGATGAGCTATATCAAAAAGCGCTGAGATTCCGTAGCCGTTATCGTTTACAGCAAACCGAACCAGTTGAAGCGTAACCGCCCTCTACAGAGGGCGATTACGCCGTATCATCAGTCGAAATAGGCCACCATTTCGACCGTGTCGCCGAGTTGCTGTGCGTTTAATGAAAAGTGCACATACCCCTCCTGAGTCACGGGAATACGCAAATATTCATGATTGTCGGCATAGACTGAGGCGTGCTCAAACTGCTCTCGAGTTGGCCAATACGCTTTTGCTGCAAACAGGTCGACATTGCCTCGGTTTTGTTCTGAAGCGGTGAGCCATACTTGCACTTCACTGACGCCTTTTGGCACGTAGATGGCCACATAACGTTGTTGTTGAACGGTTAGGCTCTGGCTTTTACCCGCTTCTAAAACCACAGGAGCAAGATCATCTTTGACAGTCGGTTGCTCATTAGGCTGTTCGGTGACTAGGTGTGTGTTGAGGATGACTGCTGAGTAATCCGCACGTCCTGCAACACTCAAATAGTAGCGTCCGGGTTTGATGTAACCATTCTGCTCAGGTTTGAAGGTAATTTGCTCGTTGCTTCCATGGGTAAATTTCGTCACTTGATAATCATAGTAATGGGCAACCTGTTGGTAGCTCATATACAGATCGGCGTCTCCCTCTCCGGAGATCTGAACTTGGAACTCTCGGCTGTATTCTGGCACATCCACATAGAATAGATGCTCACTGTATGCCTTTCCTGTCAGTGTCAAGGAGGTATTGGCCACTAAGTGAGTGACCGCATTCGGTTGTGGATCTGGGTTAGGCTGTTCTGGATTATCTGGATTATCTGGATTATCGCGTTGCAATGTATCCAGCCAAGCGGAGAACTCGACGCTATAGCGTTCGCCCAACAATTTGACACTTTGTGACCACTGATCAAACTGCCCAGCGCGAGAGAGTGCCAGTAAGCTTTCCACGTCTTGCGGATGTTTTTCCAGCATAAAGCGCACGGCTAAGTAACCCCAGCGATAAATGCGGTTTGTGTCGTGCGAATAGGTAGTCGCAAACACATCAGAAAGGCTCAATTTACCTTGAGAGATGAGCTCAACCGCCGCTTGGTAGCTCTGTTTATAATGCATATATTCAGCGAAACCTTCTAACCACCACACAATATGACCATGGGCTAAGTTATCACTGAACGAACCATACTGGTTGAAGCGCGCATCCAGATAATGGGTGTACTCATGCTCTAAATTGAGGATCGACAAATCCGCGTCATTGGCATAACGATAAGCGACAAAACGTGCTTGATTGCTTTTATCCGCTGGGTTGCCTTCTAAATACTGTCCGCCATTGTCGGTGGTATTGCCAAATAAAAACGAAGAGTAATTGACATAGCTGCTGTTATTGGCAAATACCACTACTTCAACATGCTCATTGTGGTCGTCGGCGACAGGAGCAAATCCCGTGTTGGCCACTTGGTGGAAATCTTGCTCTTTTTGATTCAATACGTCACAGGCTTGGGCGGCTTGCGTATCCGAAAGATCTTGCGAGCGAATAATCGCAGGGCCTTGGCATTCAAAGCGGTTTGGCAAAATGCGTGCAGCTAAATCGCGCTTCGCAGCATCAAGGTCGATACCTTGTTCTTGCAGCCCTTCAGGTGCGTAAGATTGCAACATCTCGACGGCGGCTAGCCACAATTTGTCGTGTTTACTTCCTAAGGGATAGCGAGCAATCACTTGTTGCATGACATATAGTGCCTTTTGCTTGGTCGTTGCATCTGGGCTAATCAGTAAGCGGCCAGTTTCACGCAGAGCGTTGTAAACTAAAAACTCAGCGTCGGTTTCTAATGCCCACTCATTGTCCAGAGCGAATCGATACAAGGTATCAATATGTTGAGTATTGGAGGCTAAGTAGCGGTAAAACTCCGAGTTACCCACATGGCCAGACATAGCGCGGAATAAGTTATTTAAACCATCGACCCATTGCGTATCTTGCGCCGTTTCTCGATTGAAGCGGTGCAGGGCTAAGATCATGGCATCCATCGTCAGGGGCAATTGTTTGACGTTATCTACCATTAAACTTAGGCTCTTCATTGCGCCCACTTGTTCACGGCCTTGGTCAAAAGCATGCGGATGACGCAAAAAGCGGTCGATAGATTGAGCAAAGCGTTGACTGAGTGCTTGAGAGTAAGGTTCACGCCCTGCGTTGTAACGCACGTAATACGCTGCACGAATGAACTCACCATAGTTTTCTAAGCGACGAGCTTGCTGAGCCTCGCCGGTGTAACGAGCAATTTCAGCATTTAGCGCAGTGTGTAAATGCGCAAGAGAAGCTTCGCTATAGAGGTTATCCAAGGTTGCAACCGGTGCGTAAAACCATGAGTTGTAACAAGTTTGTGTCGCTGCAGCAATTTGCGCAGGAAGATCGCGCGCAGGCTGTAAATCTTGTATCTCACAAGCTGCTTGTGAATAGGAAGAGTAAGAAAAACCTGCGATGAAGCAAGCCAAAGCGATGGGATGACGTCGGACGCGTTTTTGAGGGTACACAGTAACACCTATTTATTATCAATATATTGAGGGTGTGGGTTATACGTCTCATCATTGATTCAGTGAAACCGAAATCATAAAAACTATGAGGTTGATTCAGAAAATAGAGCATGTACTCTATTTTCTGGTGGAAAAAATAAGCAGCCGCGAATCACTCAGAAGCTGTGTGACTAACTCTTAGATAAATAAGGATTTATTTCGGAATCTGTTAAATTTTAGAAGTTGAATGTATAGGCAGCACCTAACGTTACCGCCCACCCAAGGTCTCTTTGAAGTATTGGGCTAGTCGAATCATGATGTTCAAGTTCTAGCTTCGCAATGCTGATCCAGTTATTGCCTAAATCATAAATCCCAATTAATCCTGCTTGATAAACCCAAGTGCTTTTGGCGGTAAAAGCCGGTAAGCGGGAGCGAGAGGATTCTGATGGCGATACAGAATAAAGGTGTTGTGAAAGCTTAGCATCCCGATAGTCGACTTCCACATAGGGGGTGAGGGTTAGTTTAGGAAGTTCGGTGGCGTAGCTGCGGCTTAAATGCAATTGCACTTCGTAGCCGTCATGAACGCTAGTCACATCGTGCAGGTAAGTGATTCTGGCACCGACGGTTCCAAAAGTGATTCCCAGTTCACCGTTACCTTTGCGTTCATCAACACCTGAAGGGATCTTATCAAAATCTTGGCTTACTTCTGCAAAACGCCATTGGCCACTCAAACCAAACCAAGGGTGAAACAGGGTAAGGTTCGCAAGAGAGCCATCTACAAATCCATATTTGCCGTTATAAAACAGATTAGGTTCCAGCGATAAGCTTGCATTTTCTTCGTTTGCTAGAAACACCGACTCACCGTAAACCAAGCTACCACCGATGAAGCCGTAGTCATAATAGTCAGGCAAATCTGCCGAGTAACTGAAAGGGGCTGTGGCGGTGAGCGAGAGTGCCAGCAATCGAATAGTGCATTTCATAGACTTTGTCTCCTTGAAAAGGGTGATTTATCGGAGCGACTTGTTGTATTGCTCGGTTATCCAAGTCGCGAGAGATATAGAACCTTTTAGGAGCCTTTTTCTTTCTTAATTATTTATTTTGGTGATGTGTTTAATCTGCTGACCACACATTACGAATATCCGGCCAACCCCAGTTGGTGAGCTCAACATCGTGTAATACACCGTGGAAACGCAAGGTTTGTCTATGGTGGAAAAGAGGCGCAAGCCAAGATTCACTGACCAAAAGTGAAGCAATCGGCTCCAGTTGATCGAGATATTGAGGTAATTGCGTTTGCTCGCGCACCGCATTTAATTGCTGCATCAGCCATATCACCTCATCGGGGCTGGCGCACGCATGCAGAATCGGGTTGCTGAATAACATAGCAAAAGCGGAAGCGTGGCGGTTGTCATCCAAATTAATGTTGGTCAGTACCAAGGTTTCATCCAGCTCGCCCTTGAGCGCACGTTGATTCAATTCCCGATAAGTGTAAGTGTGAATACTTAATGTAATGCCTTGAGCTGCAAGCAATCTGGCAATCGCTTGGGCACAAGTCTGTAATGCGGTGTAGTTGTACAAGGCCAAGGTCAACTGCGTGGGAAGCGCAACTTTCGGAGCTGGAGATTTCAACACAGCGCGCCAGCTTGGCAGCAAGTTGTGCGCGGGTTCGACGCCAAACATTACTCCGTGACAGCGAATATCTTGCTCAATCGTGTTTGGATTGAGTAGCTCGCTGAGTCGGTGTGCTTGAGCTTGATCCAACGGTTGCTTGGCTCTCTGGTTAAACAGCACCATTAAACACCCATCTTCGACGCGGCTTTGCTGTTGGGCGGCAGAGGTTAAATGAGGCGAGTCTGATAGTGAGACTTGATGATGGCTGGTCGTATTGGCTTCCGGCTGATTAGTTTCAATGAGTGGGCGACTTAAACGCTCCTCATCGACTTGCCAAATGGTCACACGATCGGTCAAGGCTCGACAGCCGTAGAATTGACTGAATGCTTTGAGCTTGAGTTTATTGCGGGTGTGTTCCTGAACTTCAAAAGGGCCACAACCGATCACCGGAACAATTTGCCCTTCATGAAATTGGCTGTAATTCAATTGACTGACCGGTTGAATGGCGTATTTCACGCCAGAAATCATCCCTGCAAATCCCGGATCTGGGCGCTCTAAGTTGAATACCACTTGAAAAGGGGTTGGCGCTTTAATATCGCTAATATGTGCCAGCTCTGCACGGTGTGTTTCTAGGCTAGAGAGTTTGGCAAACAGGCTGACAATGGTATTGGCATCCAGCGGCGCACCATTATGAAAGGTTAATTCGGGTCGCAGATAAAACGTCCATTGCCAAGTGTGCGGATCATAATGCCAATGATGCGCCAGTTCGGGGTGTACATGGCCATTAGCATTAGAGCTGACCAAACAACTGTAGATCTGACGGATCAAAAAACGCTCGCTACTTCGCTGAGGAAGATGGGGCAGCAGTGGTTCAAATGGACGCTTATAAGTGAGCTGAATATGCAGCCGTCCTTCTTGTACCGTAGCACCAGACGTTTTCTTTAACAGTTTGGCAAAAGCGACCTCATCGTTATCTAAAATCGCTAATGCTCGTTCGTATTTACCGATCTGTACTCGTTTGGCCGCCAGTTGCTCCTTGAGTGGCTCAAGTTCTCTGTGCAGTAATAATGAAGAGCGGTGATGTCGTCCTGCCTTCGGTGTCCAAGTTAACCAACCCAATTGATTCAAACGCACCAGCAAATTTCTTGCGTGACGAGGACTCGTAAACAGTCGCTCCGCCAGTTCAGGCAAAGTGGTTTTAATATCGTGACCCACACCCAAGGGAGTCAGCCTAGCGTAATAGCGCAATAAATTGAGATCAGACATGGTTACCTCAACGCTTAGCTCATCTGCGGCTATTGTAGTGAAAAAAGGTGGAGTTAATGGTGAAAACCTACGGGTTGTTTGTTCCTCATTTCTCGACCTCTCGGTGCGAAATCCCCAATTTTCTGCGTAAAACGGTGTAATGCGGAGCAAAGTGATTTAAATCGCTCACTTTTTTGTTTCCTTAATCAGGATGACAATAAAAGCATCAACACAACAAGGAGTGCAGAGTATGTTCAGATCACCCGTTAACGAACAGACGATGGCCGCCTACTATCAACAACGGCTGCAGCAAACTCATAGTGTGATTGAGCGAATGGCACTGGTTGCGTTATTTGAGTTGCTCTTTACTCAAACGCCCCCTGAGCCAGAACCGCCCAAATCACCAACCCAATAACAAGATAAAACCCGCAGCACTCGCACTATTGCTCCTGACGCTTCCCCCAAGCTGATACGCGAGTGCTGCTTCTTTCCTACTTGAAGCTTGCTGGGTGACTTTGTGAGCACATAGCCAATAATACACCGCTGATTTCGCTAAACTCTTGCCCTAACCGAATGAAGAGGAGTGGGTGATGGCGATTCGTAATGTGGTATTTGATGTTGGCAATGTGATTGTAAAATGGGCACCACAAGACATTGCCCAACTGACGTTTGGTGAGGGAGAAGAGAGTGCCGTCATGGCAACGGCTGTATTTAAAAGTGAGTTTTGGCGCGATTTGAATAAAGGAAAGTACACCGAGACTGAAGTGAAACGGGCGCTTCATCAGGAATTGGGGCTTTCCTTTGATACTTTAGAACAACTCTTCTTCCATATTAAAAATACCCAAGTCTTGTTGTCTGGGACTCAGCAATTAATGGATGATCTCCTCAAAGCGGGTTATCGTCTCTACGCGTTGACCGATAATGTGAACGAGATTGTCACTTACTTAAAAAAACAATATGACTTTTGGCCCAAATTTACTGGCGCAGTAGTGTCGAGTGAGTGTGGTTTGCTTAAACCTGATCCGGCGATTTACCAGCATCTGGCAGACTCCCAGCGCATTCTCCCGCAAGAAAGTGTCTTTATGGATGATATGCCAGCCAATGTCGAGGGGGCGCGCCAACAAGGATTTCATGCCATTCAATTTGTTGATGCGCACCAAGCAAGAGTACAGCTAGCGCAAATGGGGCTGCACTTTTAAAGGTCAGCGCTTTGGCTAAATAGATGAATACTTGATGTGGTAACGTCAAGTCGTTTTGTTATCGCAATGAATAGGGCAGGTGAAAAGCCTGCCCTATGTGTTTGTTTGTCTGGTGGCTATTTCGTCGGATAAATCGTCAAAGGCTCAAACGTTGCCGTTGCATTGCTGCTGGCTCCCGGATGATCGGTGTATTGTGTGTCTTGCATTAGGGTATAAAACACATCAACGAAGTCATCATCATTCACAAGGACGCCATCGGGAATAGCCTCGATAATTTTTCCCGTGATCTGCGCAATAATCGCGTAGCCTTGTACTTCAGGATTAGGGATAAGCTTGAGCACCTCTTCCGCCACTTTCACCAGTTGTTTCGCTAGTTCTTTATAATCCGTGCCATCATCTTGCTCCATGAGGATCATATCCACAGCACCCCAGCGATAGCGAACCCAGTGAATGACAACCTGATTCGGGAAATAATCTTGCTTATCGTAATCCAGATAAGGCATATCAATCAGATCAATGGTTGGTTTATCGCGGCTTGGATCAACTCCAGTGACTAGCGCATAAATTTCGGCACGGCCTGAAATCCAAGGTTCTTTGTCATCTTGCAGACGAATTTTCTTTAAAACAGTGGTGGAAATGGGCGCTGTATCGGCGGATGCAGAGCGACTCAAAGAACGTGTCGATGCTTCAATTGAGCTACTCTCTTGCGTAGACAATTGTGGGCTTTGCCCTAAGCGCTGCATTTCCGCACGCATGGCTTGCAGACCCGCTTTGAGTTCGACGGCGCTGTCGTTATCAACCACAAAGATGGGGACATCTGGCAATTGGTAGACATCGAGTTGGTGGATTTGGCCATACACATCATAAGCTTCAATGTATTGCCAGCTATCATCGTTACCACTCGGCTCAAAAGCAAACAGCGGACTCTGTCCTTCTTGCCATTCTTTGAGCATCGAAGCATCGGCCAAACGCAGTTGCAGAAGTTGCTCTGTAAACTGGTCAATACCTTTTAAGGTGCGCACATTCTTATCTGCAGAGCGCAACTGTTGGCTCATCTCAGTATTTGGCGCGGATTCCACCAGTTCGGAGACTGAAATGCTCAAGTTATCTGCACTGATTTGTGTTTTGAGTGTTTGCGCGTAAGCGGCATAGTTTTGGCTGAAGGATTCCGCCAATTGACGCTTTTGTGCAACGACGGCATCCGCCTTCGCTTGCGCTGTTAGTCCGGTGTTGCTTTGTGTTTCTTCTGATTGGCAGCCAACCAGTGCAACAGTCAGAAGCACTGCTATGGAGAGTGGTTTATGCATAGGTGAAACCTTTTCTTGTTGTAGTTAAATAGAGTAATAACTCTATTTAACTAAGCTACCACGCTTTACGCGTGATACAGAGAGAAACTATTCAGCAGGTTTATCTTTGTGGCTCAAGATCAAAATCTGCAGCAGTACGATGAATAGCAGTACAAAATGCTGCTGAGGCGGCTGAAAGGATTGCTGGAATGGTTAAAGCTGGGAGAAAGGGCGGGTTATCTTCCGCCACAATCAGTTAGTTTGGTTAGTGTAAGTTAAGCATTGTAACGTGCGATTTCTTGTTGCATTTCTTCAGCGAGCCTTGCCAGTTCCAGTGTGGCTTCGGAGCTCTGTTGGGCTCCTAACGCAGTTTGGTTGGAGATATCACTGATGGTGATAATGTTCTTATTGATTTCCTCTGTCACTGCACTTTGTTCTTCTGACGCAGTGGCAATTTGTGTGTTCATGGTTGAGATACGATCTACGTTAGCCGTAATTTGTGACAGGGCTGTACCGGCTAAACGCGCTTTTTCGACCGCTTTTGATGCCCCATCTACCCCTTGTTCGATTAGGTGAGCAGAATCTCGACTACTTTGCTGCAAACGTTGAACGGTTTGAAGAATTTGTTTCGTCGATTCTTGGGTGCGGCTTGCCAAGGTTCGTACTTCATCGGCAACCACTGCGAAGCCTCGTCCTTGTTCCCCCGCGCGCGCCGCTTCAATAGCAGCATTGAGCGCCAATAAATTGGTCTGTTCAGAAATGCCTTGAATAACATCAACTACACTGCCGATATCTTCTGAATCTTTGGCAAGCAGTTGCATTGCTGCGAGCATTTTTTGTAAATCAGAGGAAAGATTTTCAATCATCGCGATATTCTCATCAACCACTTTACGCCCTTGCTTTGCGGCTTGTTCTGCTTCTTCAGATGCTTCAGCAGCAAGGCCAGCACTTTGCGCGACTTCGTGAACAGTGGCGGTAAATTCATGAATGGCAGTAGCAATTTGCTGGGTTTGTGATTGTTGCTCCACGATGTTCTGCTTAGTTTGCATTGCAACAGCTGCATTTTCTTCGGCGGCCGTCGCTAATGCAGAAATCGAGTGCCGATTACTACTGATCACTTCTTGAAAGCTGCCCACGATACGGTTGACGTATTCTGCAATATCAGAGAATTCATCGTCTCCGGCTACGGGGATCCGCTGAGTGAGGTCACCATTGGCAATATTGGTTGCTGAACTCGCCAACTGGTGAACGGCATTGTTCACTCGCTTTGCAATCAATAGCGCTAGGGTTGTGGTGACGACTAAAGCGAGGGTACCTAGCAAACTGACACTCCAAATGAATTGCTGAATATCGGACTGTGAAATGGAAAAGTTGTCTTTGCCTTCTTGGATCTGGATGTCAAGAAATTCTTCTGCAGCTTTTTTAATATCACCATAAAGAGGATTGATCTTTTGCAGCAGAATCAGGTTGGCCTCGTCGTATTTTCCTTCTTTAAGTAGGGCGAGTGCTGGTTGAAAACCATTGTCGGTGACTTGGTCAAGTTTCTCTTTCAATGAATAAATGACGGCTTTTTCTTTGTCATCCAAGGCCGTGGCGAGAATCTGCTTATCGATAATTTCATGTAAATCAGAGATGGAGGTTTGGATCGCCTCGATGTGGATTTGGATCGGGTGATCATGCATGAGTACATATTTAGAAGTAGGCTCATGTTGAAAAGCCAAAAGTAGTTGGCTACGTGCATTGCCTAACTCATCCAGTATGCGACCTGCCCGAATCGTATGCTGCATGCCTTTGGTATAGAGCGACTCAATAGAGTCGGACGCATCTTGCATGCCCGTTAGTCCCTTAAAACCTAGAAAAAGAATTGAAACGACAATCAGCACTACAATCAGTTTTAAGCGAAGACCAACGCTATGCAATGAGTTTGTAGTGCCTGTTGCTATCGTGCGATGAGCACGATTCTGTAGATTGGATACCATCATCCACCCCCGACAAAAAATGAGAAAGTTATTGAAGTTGCACTCATTTCAGTATGGTTCAAGCGACATCACTGGCATCAATTTCACGGCGTTATGATAGGTAGATCATGATTTTTTATGTCGATATTGATACAGGTTATTTTCATCGCCATACAGCTCACAAGAACCAACCAAGGTAAAGCCGATTTTCTTCAATAAAGCATTGGATGCTTGGTTGTTAGGCAGGGTTATCGCGAGGAGTTGCTGGAAATAAAAGTGTTGGAAAGCGTGGTGTAATACAGCTATTGCCGCTTCTTCGGCATAGCCTTTTCGCCAATGTTCAGGCAAAAAAGCATAGCCGATATCGGGTTGCTGCAGTTCTGGCCTTTTTATGACACCACACATGCCAATAGGTGTACCGCAGGCCTTGAGCTCAACCATATTGAGACCAAATCCGTTGGCATGATAACTGGCGATGGGACCATTCGTGAGATAGTTCAAGGCTTCTTCAGTGGTGTGCACATTCTTGTCCGCGATATAGCGGATAAAAGACTCTTCATTGAGCAAACGGATAATAAATGGCGTATCGCGGTGCTCAAAATGCCGAATGACTAGACGGCGAGTTTCAGTGACTAAGGTCATAAACTTCCTTGTTGAGGCATTGAATGATCGGTATAGGGGACGAATCTGTGGCTTCTTGCTGTTTACTGACAATATCGGACATTGCACAGCCCCCAATTGTTGTAAAATCCGCGCTCAATCGGTTTTATATTTCTTATCATAACAACCCATGAGGTTTGAATGAAAAAGTTACTTCTTGCTTTCGT containing:
- a CDS encoding M9 family metallopeptidase produces the protein MYPQKRVRRHPIALACFIAGFSYSSYSQAACEIQDLQPARDLPAQIAAATQTCYNSWFYAPVATLDNLYSEASLAHLHTALNAEIARYTGEAQQARRLENYGEFIRAAYYVRYNAGREPYSQALSQRFAQSIDRFLRHPHAFDQGREQVGAMKSLSLMVDNVKQLPLTMDAMILALHRFNRETAQDTQWVDGLNNLFRAMSGHVGNSEFYRYLASNTQHIDTLYRFALDNEWALETDAEFLVYNALRETGRLLISPDATTKQKALYVMQQVIARYPLGSKHDKLWLAAVEMLQSYAPEGLQEQGIDLDAAKRDLAARILPNRFECQGPAIIRSQDLSDTQAAQACDVLNQKEQDFHQVANTGFAPVADDHNEHVEVVVFANNSSYVNYSSFLFGNTTDNGGQYLEGNPADKSNQARFVAYRYANDADLSILNLEHEYTHYLDARFNQYGSFSDNLAHGHIVWWLEGFAEYMHYKQSYQAAVELISQGKLSLSDVFATTYSHDTNRIYRWGYLAVRFMLEKHPQDVESLLALSRAGQFDQWSQSVKLLGERYSVEFSAWLDTLQRDNPDNPDNPEQPNPDPQPNAVTHLVANTSLTLTGKAYSEHLFYVDVPEYSREFQVQISGEGDADLYMSYQQVAHYYDYQVTKFTHGSNEQITFKPEQNGYIKPGRYYLSVAGRADYSAVILNTHLVTEQPNEQPTVKDDLAPVVLEAGKSQSLTVQQQRYVAIYVPKGVSEVQVWLTASEQNRGNVDLFAAKAYWPTREQFEHASVYADNHEYLRIPVTQEGYVHFSLNAQQLGDTVEMVAYFD
- a CDS encoding MipA/OmpV family protein, translating into MKCTIRLLALSLTATAPFSYSADLPDYYDYGFIGGSLVYGESVFLANEENASLSLEPNLFYNGKYGFVDGSLANLTLFHPWFGLSGQWRFAEVSQDFDKIPSGVDERKGNGELGITFGTVGARITYLHDVTSVHDGYEVQLHLSRSYATELPKLTLTPYVEVDYRDAKLSQHLYSVSPSESSRSRLPAFTAKSTWVYQAGLIGIYDLGNNWISIAKLELEHHDSTSPILQRDLGWAVTLGAAYTFNF
- a CDS encoding SgrR family transcriptional regulator, producing MSDLNLLRYYARLTPLGVGHDIKTTLPELAERLFTSPRHARNLLVRLNQLGWLTWTPKAGRHHRSSLLLHRELEPLKEQLAAKRVQIGKYERALAILDNDEVAFAKLLKKTSGATVQEGRLHIQLTYKRPFEPLLPHLPQRSSERFLIRQIYSCLVSSNANGHVHPELAHHWHYDPHTWQWTFYLRPELTFHNGAPLDANTIVSLFAKLSSLETHRAELAHISDIKAPTPFQVVFNLERPDPGFAGMISGVKYAIQPVSQLNYSQFHEGQIVPVIGCGPFEVQEHTRNKLKLKAFSQFYGCRALTDRVTIWQVDEERLSRPLIETNQPEANTTSHHQVSLSDSPHLTSAAQQQSRVEDGCLMVLFNQRAKQPLDQAQAHRLSELLNPNTIEQDIRCHGVMFGVEPAHNLLPSWRAVLKSPAPKVALPTQLTLALYNYTALQTCAQAIARLLAAQGITLSIHTYTYRELNQRALKGELDETLVLTNINLDDNRHASAFAMLFSNPILHACASPDEVIWLMQQLNAVREQTQLPQYLDQLEPIASLLVSESWLAPLFHHRQTLRFHGVLHDVELTNWGWPDIRNVWSAD
- a CDS encoding HAD family hydrolase, whose product is MAIRNVVFDVGNVIVKWAPQDIAQLTFGEGEESAVMATAVFKSEFWRDLNKGKYTETEVKRALHQELGLSFDTLEQLFFHIKNTQVLLSGTQQLMDDLLKAGYRLYALTDNVNEIVTYLKKQYDFWPKFTGAVVSSECGLLKPDPAIYQHLADSQRILPQESVFMDDMPANVEGARQQGFHAIQFVDAHQARVQLAQMGLHF
- a CDS encoding DUF3103 domain-containing protein; translation: MHKPLSIAVLLTVALVGCQSEETQSNTGLTAQAKADAVVAQKRQLAESFSQNYAAYAQTLKTQISADNLSISVSELVESAPNTEMSQQLRSADKNVRTLKGIDQFTEQLLQLRLADASMLKEWQEGQSPLFAFEPSGNDDSWQYIEAYDVYGQIHQLDVYQLPDVPIFVVDNDSAVELKAGLQAMRAEMQRLGQSPQLSTQESSSIEASTRSLSRSASADTAPISTTVLKKIRLQDDKEPWISGRAEIYALVTGVDPSRDKPTIDLIDMPYLDYDKQDYFPNQVVIHWVRYRWGAVDMILMEQDDGTDYKELAKQLVKVAEEVLKLIPNPEVQGYAIIAQITGKIIEAIPDGVLVNDDDFVDVFYTLMQDTQYTDHPGASSNATATFEPLTIYPTK
- a CDS encoding methyl-accepting chemotaxis protein — translated: MMVSNLQNRAHRTIATGTTNSLHSVGLRLKLIVVLIVVSILFLGFKGLTGMQDASDSIESLYTKGMQHTIRAGRILDELGNARSQLLLAFQHEPTSKYVLMHDHPIQIHIEAIQTSISDLHEIIDKQILATALDDKEKAVIYSLKEKLDQVTDNGFQPALALLKEGKYDEANLILLQKINPLYGDIKKAAEEFLDIQIQEGKDNFSISQSDIQQFIWSVSLLGTLALVVTTTLALLIAKRVNNAVHQLASSATNIANGDLTQRIPVAGDDEFSDIAEYVNRIVGSFQEVISSNRHSISALATAAEENAAVAMQTKQNIVEQQSQTQQIATAIHEFTATVHEVAQSAGLAAEASEEAEQAAKQGRKVVDENIAMIENLSSDLQKMLAAMQLLAKDSEDIGSVVDVIQGISEQTNLLALNAAIEAARAGEQGRGFAVVADEVRTLASRTQESTKQILQTVQRLQQSSRDSAHLIEQGVDGASKAVEKARLAGTALSQITANVDRISTMNTQIATASEEQSAVTEEINKNIITISDISNQTALGAQQSSEATLELARLAEEMQQEIARYNA
- a CDS encoding GNAT family N-acetyltransferase yields the protein MTLVTETRRLVIRHFEHRDTPFIIRLLNEESFIRYIADKNVHTTEEALNYLTNGPIASYHANGFGLNMVELKACGTPIGMCGVIKRPELQQPDIGYAFLPEHWRKGYAEEAAIAVLHHAFQHFYFQQLLAITLPNNQASNALLKKIGFTLVGSCELYGDENNLYQYRHKKS